A genomic window from Glaciihabitans sp. INWT7 includes:
- a CDS encoding SRPBCC family protein, giving the protein MPAAELIFQRTIDLPPVIVWDALVDPDLLAGWLGEVRMLPAAHADETDTEVLAFELRWPGSGAGQSTTATVSEIEAPRRLRVDTDNRGRIEFILGSIPGGFRGSSTELELRVDSGIEPAFATAVRGEWQTSLDRLERLLHGHPVDWAKVASHSDGTTGVGGTTARSVNSPG; this is encoded by the coding sequence GTGCCCGCCGCCGAACTGATCTTTCAGCGCACGATCGACCTGCCGCCGGTCATCGTCTGGGACGCCCTTGTCGACCCGGATCTGCTTGCCGGTTGGCTGGGCGAGGTGCGGATGCTCCCCGCGGCTCACGCTGATGAGACGGACACCGAAGTGCTCGCCTTCGAGCTCCGCTGGCCGGGCTCCGGAGCGGGCCAGTCGACCACGGCCACCGTGTCCGAGATCGAGGCGCCCCGGAGATTGCGGGTCGATACCGACAATCGCGGGCGGATCGAGTTCATCCTCGGCAGTATTCCCGGCGGCTTCCGCGGCTCGAGCACCGAACTCGAACTCCGGGTCGACTCTGGCATCGAGCCCGCGTTCGCCACCGCGGTGCGCGGCGAATGGCAGACCAGTCTCGACCGACTCGAGAGGCTGCTTCACGGGCATCCGGTCGACTGGGCGAAGGTCGCCTCGCACTCTGACGGCACCACCGGAGTCGGAGGCACGACGGCCCGTTCGGTGAACTCCCCGGGCTGA
- a CDS encoding sugar-binding transcriptional regulator, whose product MTTSTEMLSVRAAELYYEESKTQDEIGSLLGLTRWKVGRLLTQARELGIVRIEIVHPRARKLSMERELRDRFSLADAVVVPSPADGSSVADRVAEAAADYLRALRPVPGTLGVSWGRTLDSIAEHLPEGWARGVDVVQINGGVSLNRRSGTAASTAVSIARSGGGHATLLPSPAILEHRDTRLAIEADRTVAAVLERAAGAAAYLYSAGVADASSVLVDSGYLSREDIAMLVARGAVGDVVGRYIDGDGNIVDHELDGRTVGVSLEQLRAAAVAIAVISGESKHAIARAVVSSALCSVLITDEATARAVLDPEDSSTTIKERS is encoded by the coding sequence ATGACGACATCGACAGAGATGCTCTCCGTGCGCGCCGCCGAGCTCTACTACGAGGAGAGCAAGACCCAGGACGAGATCGGCTCCCTACTCGGACTCACTCGCTGGAAGGTCGGCAGACTGCTCACCCAGGCCAGAGAACTGGGAATCGTGCGAATCGAGATCGTTCATCCCCGGGCCCGCAAACTGTCGATGGAGCGCGAGCTGCGCGATCGTTTCTCTCTGGCGGATGCCGTGGTCGTTCCGTCGCCCGCCGACGGGTCGAGCGTGGCCGATCGCGTCGCAGAAGCGGCAGCGGACTACCTGCGGGCCCTCCGGCCGGTGCCGGGCACCCTCGGAGTGAGCTGGGGACGCACGCTCGACTCGATCGCCGAACATCTCCCCGAGGGATGGGCTCGCGGCGTCGACGTCGTGCAGATCAACGGGGGCGTCAGCCTCAACCGTCGTTCGGGCACCGCCGCGTCCACCGCGGTCTCGATCGCGCGCTCCGGGGGAGGGCACGCCACCCTGCTGCCGAGCCCGGCGATCCTCGAGCATCGCGATACCCGCCTCGCCATCGAAGCCGACCGCACGGTCGCGGCGGTGCTCGAGCGAGCCGCCGGGGCAGCGGCCTATCTCTACAGTGCCGGTGTCGCCGACGCGAGCTCGGTGCTCGTGGACAGCGGCTACCTCAGCCGGGAAGACATCGCGATGCTGGTGGCCCGCGGCGCCGTCGGTGACGTCGTCGGACGCTACATCGACGGCGATGGCAACATCGTCGACCACGAACTCGACGGGCGCACTGTGGGCGTCTCTCTCGAGCAGTTGAGGGCTGCGGCCGTCGCGATCGCCGTGATCTCGGGCGAGTCGAAGCACGCCATCGCCCGCGCTGTGGTCTCGAGTGCGCTGTGCTCCGTCCTCATCACCGACGAGGCAACGGCGCGAGCCGTGCTCGATCCGGAAGACTCCAGCACCACGATCAAGGAAAGAAGCTGA
- a CDS encoding ROK family protein → MSAIFALAVDVGGTKVEAALVDPDGVVLPGSRFRAPTGAERDSAGLALSVDEVVGLAAAALPVGATLVGAGIGSAGPVNELEGRVSPLNLGVWREYPLRDQVAAALPDVPVLLRMDGICIALAEHWVGAGRGYDNVMGMIVSTGIGGGLILHGNTVSGPTGNAGHIGHVEVAGFDDPCLCGGIGCVEAIASGPKTVAWARRQGWTGTTGEELGASFRAGDPIAAAAIERSGRAIGQVIASATSLVDLEIVAIGGGFSQVTPVLFDHMRTAIATRWQFGFVTKVKVVPSGLSSDGPLIGAAALVHRPEVVG, encoded by the coding sequence GTGAGCGCGATCTTCGCCCTCGCCGTGGATGTCGGGGGAACCAAGGTCGAAGCGGCCCTCGTCGATCCCGATGGCGTCGTGCTCCCGGGCAGCCGCTTTCGGGCGCCGACCGGTGCGGAGCGGGATTCCGCGGGGCTCGCGCTCTCCGTCGATGAGGTCGTCGGTCTCGCGGCTGCGGCCCTTCCCGTCGGTGCGACTCTCGTTGGCGCGGGGATCGGATCCGCGGGGCCGGTGAACGAGCTCGAGGGACGCGTCTCCCCCCTCAACCTCGGGGTGTGGCGCGAGTATCCTCTTCGCGACCAGGTCGCGGCGGCCCTTCCCGATGTGCCCGTGCTTCTGCGCATGGACGGCATCTGCATCGCGCTCGCGGAACACTGGGTTGGCGCCGGTCGCGGCTACGACAACGTGATGGGGATGATCGTCTCGACCGGCATCGGCGGCGGGCTCATCCTGCACGGCAACACCGTCTCCGGCCCGACCGGCAACGCGGGCCACATCGGCCACGTCGAGGTCGCCGGCTTCGACGACCCCTGCCTTTGCGGCGGGATCGGATGCGTCGAAGCCATCGCCTCTGGTCCGAAGACCGTCGCGTGGGCGCGGCGCCAGGGTTGGACGGGCACGACGGGCGAGGAGCTCGGCGCGAGCTTCCGGGCCGGCGATCCGATCGCCGCCGCCGCCATCGAACGCTCGGGCCGCGCCATCGGACAGGTCATCGCGTCCGCGACATCCCTCGTCGACCTCGAGATCGTCGCGATCGGCGGAGGCTTCTCGCAGGTGACGCCGGTGCTGTTCGACCACATGCGCACCGCCATCGCGACCCGCTGGCAGTTCGGCTTCGTGACGAAGGTGAAGGTCGTGCCTTCCGGGCTGTCGAGCGACGGTCCGCTCATCGGGGCCGCAGCGCTCGTGCACCGCCCCGAGGTCGTCGGCTGA